A genome region from Anabaena sphaerica FACHB-251 includes the following:
- a CDS encoding DegT/DnrJ/EryC1/StrS family aminotransferase, producing the protein MIQSVNSVPAFDIKQQYASIEAEVSSAVLEVLSSGRYIGGPAVEGFEKQFAAYHGVSECVACNSGTDALYLALRALEIGAGDEVITTPFTFFATTEVINAVGATPVFVDIDATTFNLDVTQIAAAITSKTKAIIPVHLFGLPVDMTDVMAIAQSHNLAVIEDCAQATGATWGGQKVGSIGHIGCFSFYPTKNLGGCGDGGAITTNDSAIAAKLRVLREHGSKVRYIHEEIGVNSRLDAIQAVILQIKLRYLDTWNQQRQQIAAYYYQSLSQIPGIVPPQELLGGVAVWNQYTIRVSSAERNGASSKYRDWVRTQLQEKEVSTMLYYPRPLHLQPVYESLGYQPGQLPVSEQACHEVISLPMFPELTQEQQDKVIYALKDCLS; encoded by the coding sequence ATGATCCAAAGTGTAAATTCCGTCCCCGCATTTGATATAAAACAGCAATATGCCTCTATTGAAGCAGAAGTGAGCAGTGCTGTTCTCGAAGTTCTCAGTTCTGGCCGTTATATTGGCGGTCCAGCAGTGGAAGGCTTTGAAAAACAGTTTGCTGCTTATCATGGTGTAAGTGAATGTGTAGCTTGTAATTCTGGTACTGATGCCCTTTATTTGGCGCTACGTGCTTTAGAGATTGGTGCAGGTGACGAAGTTATTACTACACCTTTCACCTTTTTTGCTACCACGGAAGTTATTAATGCTGTAGGTGCAACACCTGTTTTTGTTGATATTGATGCCACTACCTTTAATTTGGATGTCACCCAAATTGCAGCAGCAATTACATCCAAAACCAAGGCCATTATCCCAGTTCACCTGTTTGGTTTACCTGTGGATATGACAGATGTGATGGCGATCGCCCAATCTCATAATTTAGCAGTAATTGAAGATTGCGCTCAAGCCACCGGTGCAACTTGGGGTGGTCAAAAAGTTGGCAGCATTGGACACATAGGTTGTTTTAGTTTTTACCCAACTAAAAATCTAGGAGGTTGCGGTGATGGTGGTGCAATTACAACTAATGATAGTGCGATCGCTGCTAAACTGCGAGTATTACGAGAACATGGCAGCAAAGTTAGATACATTCATGAAGAAATAGGTGTCAACAGTCGCTTAGATGCCATTCAAGCAGTCATCCTGCAAATTAAACTGCGCTATTTAGACACCTGGAATCAACAAAGGCAACAAATAGCCGCTTATTATTATCAATCCCTCAGTCAAATTCCTGGTATCGTTCCACCCCAAGAATTATTAGGAGGAGTAGCCGTCTGGAATCAATATACCATTCGCGTTTCTAGCGCAGAAAGAAATGGTGCAAGTTCCAAATATCGGGACTGGGTAAGGACTCAACTGCAAGAAAAGGAAGTAAGCACCATGCTTTACTATCCCCGTCCTTTACATTTGCAGCCAGTTTATGAAAGTTTAGGCTATCAACCTGGACAATTACCAGTATCCGAGCAAGCTTGTCATGAAGTCATATCTTTACCCATGTTCCCAGAACTCACCCAGGAACAGCAAGATAAAGTCATTTATGCCTTGAAAGATTGTTTAAGCTAG